In Cyanobacteria bacterium QS_8_64_29, one genomic interval encodes:
- a CDS encoding IS3 family transposase translates to MRYSPQRKEAVLAKMRPPQNLSVPELAEEEGISTATLYKWRREAQDQGQLLPRRATEPE, encoded by the coding sequence ATGAGGTATTCGCCCCAACGCAAGGAAGCAGTTCTGGCCAAGATGCGACCTCCCCAGAACCTCTCAGTGCCCGAGCTGGCAGAGGAAGAAGGCATCTCGACAGCAACCCTCTACAAGTGGCGGCGCGAAGCCCAAGACCAAGGCCAACTGCTGCCGAGACGCGCAACAGAACCGGAA